From a region of the Geothrix sp. 21YS21S-2 genome:
- the yajC gene encoding preprotein translocase subunit YajC — protein MNFALLQQAQQGSPFGPIILFGGMALLFYFLLIRPQSKARKQMEERLSKLKAGDEVLLTSGFYAVIDRVEDKNIYLKLGSSIVKARRTAVASLAAEPAPEQN, from the coding sequence ATGAATTTCGCCCTTCTCCAGCAAGCCCAGCAGGGATCCCCATTCGGTCCCATCATCCTCTTCGGGGGCATGGCCCTGCTCTTCTACTTCCTCCTCATCCGCCCCCAGAGCAAGGCCCGCAAGCAGATGGAGGAACGCCTCTCCAAGCTCAAGGCCGGCGACGAGGTCCTGCTGACCTCGGGCTTCTACGCCGTCATCGACCGCGTCGAGGACAAGAACATCTACCTCAAGCTGGGCAGCTCCATCGTCAAGGCCCGCCGCACCGCGGTGGCGTCCCTGGCGGCGGAACCTGCTCCCGAACAGAACTGA
- the tgt gene encoding tRNA guanosine(34) transglycosylase Tgt: protein MSHAFSRFIQDSSSGVARSGRFETTRGSVLTPAFMPVGTQGTVKGITPAQLAEIGPQVILGNTYHLGLRPGDALVRDLGGLHRFMAWPGPILTDSGGFQVFSLASLRKIKEEGVTFQSHIDGSTHFLSPERSMEIQRNLGSDIVMALDECPPGRLDRPGLELSMARTTRWLKRCRDFPLGERQGLFAINQGGVHLDLRSRHLEELLDIDAATPFQGFAVGGLSVGEPKEEMNALLAGFVRLMPADRPRYLMGVGTPEDLLFGIEHGVDLFDCVLPTREARHGTLLTSRGRVKIKNARHRESDRPLDPDCNCYTCRTFSRAYLHHLFRAGEMLASTLNSIHNLSYTVGLTRAARQALQEERFPEFASRTRENWNQEEP from the coding sequence ATGTCACACGCATTTTCCAGGTTCATTCAAGATTCATCGTCTGGCGTCGCCCGGTCCGGCCGCTTCGAAACCACCCGGGGCTCCGTCCTCACACCGGCCTTCATGCCCGTGGGCACGCAGGGCACCGTGAAGGGGATCACCCCCGCGCAGCTGGCCGAGATCGGCCCCCAGGTGATCCTGGGCAACACCTATCATCTGGGGCTCCGGCCCGGGGACGCGCTGGTGCGCGACCTGGGCGGGCTGCACCGTTTCATGGCCTGGCCCGGCCCCATCCTCACGGACTCCGGCGGCTTCCAGGTCTTTTCCCTGGCCTCCCTGCGCAAGATCAAGGAGGAGGGCGTGACCTTCCAGAGCCACATCGACGGCTCCACCCACTTCCTCTCGCCCGAGCGCAGCATGGAGATCCAGCGCAACCTCGGCTCGGACATCGTCATGGCCCTGGACGAGTGCCCGCCGGGGCGCCTGGACAGGCCCGGCCTGGAGCTGTCCATGGCCCGCACCACCCGCTGGCTGAAGCGCTGCCGGGACTTCCCGCTGGGCGAGCGCCAGGGCCTGTTCGCCATCAACCAGGGTGGCGTGCACCTGGACCTGCGCTCCCGCCACCTGGAGGAGCTCCTGGACATCGACGCCGCCACCCCCTTCCAGGGCTTCGCCGTGGGCGGGCTCAGCGTGGGCGAGCCCAAGGAGGAGATGAACGCGCTGCTGGCCGGCTTCGTCCGCCTCATGCCCGCCGACCGCCCCCGCTACCTCATGGGCGTGGGCACGCCCGAGGATCTCCTCTTCGGCATCGAGCACGGCGTCGACCTCTTCGACTGCGTCCTGCCCACCCGGGAGGCGCGCCACGGCACCCTCCTGACGTCGCGGGGGCGTGTGAAGATCAAGAACGCCCGCCACCGCGAAAGCGACCGGCCCCTGGACCCCGATTGCAACTGCTACACATGCAGGACTTTTAGCCGCGCCTATCTGCACCACCTCTTCCGGGCCGGGGAGATGCTGGCATCCACCCTCAACAGTATCCACAACCTGAGCTACACTGTTGGGCTGACTCGAGCCGCGCGGCAGGCCCTCCAGGAGGAACGGTTCCCGGAATTCGCCAGCCGCACCAGGGAAAATTGGAACCAAGAGGAGCCTTGA
- a CDS encoding energy transducer TonB, translated as MSQDPKTNPPPNGASKETLEDLVYRSSLATGNSAVHGASPLVTIPMTIVSYAIFGACGYLLATHTDAGKKVIKTMGVDLTEQADAPPPPPPPPPPAPAAPAAPAPKIQMKEAPPPPPINPNQDQVPEIAPRELPKQDLTLRYASSQSSGSGVPGGGVSGSAGPATGMAVAGAGTSHVVDFDFSQMKIKFQPPAPPYPALAKIARIQGTVVVEITVGPDGIPIAAHAVEGPAQLRQTAENYAMGWKFEPAMLNGVAQTARFKLTMPFRLK; from the coding sequence ATGAGCCAAGACCCCAAGACCAACCCTCCTCCCAACGGCGCTTCCAAGGAGACCCTGGAGGACCTCGTATACAGGTCCAGCCTGGCTACCGGGAACTCCGCCGTGCACGGCGCGAGTCCCCTGGTCACCATCCCCATGACCATCGTGTCCTACGCCATCTTCGGCGCGTGCGGATACCTGCTGGCGACCCACACGGACGCCGGCAAGAAGGTCATCAAGACCATGGGCGTGGACCTGACTGAGCAGGCCGACGCGCCGCCGCCCCCGCCGCCGCCGCCTCCGCCGGCCCCCGCGGCCCCCGCGGCCCCCGCTCCCAAGATCCAGATGAAGGAGGCGCCTCCGCCGCCCCCCATCAACCCCAATCAGGACCAGGTGCCTGAGATCGCTCCCCGGGAACTCCCCAAGCAGGACCTCACCCTGCGCTACGCCTCGAGCCAGAGCTCCGGTTCCGGCGTCCCCGGCGGCGGCGTGAGCGGCTCCGCGGGCCCCGCCACCGGCATGGCCGTGGCCGGCGCCGGCACGTCGCACGTGGTGGACTTCGACTTCAGCCAGATGAAGATCAAGTTCCAGCCCCCCGCGCCCCCCTATCCCGCCCTCGCCAAGATCGCCCGCATCCAGGGCACCGTGGTGGTGGAGATCACCGTGGGTCCCGATGGCATCCCCATCGCCGCCCACGCCGTGGAAGGCCCGGCCCAGCTCCGGCAGACCGCCGAGAACTACGCCATGGGCTGGAAGTTCGAGCCCGCCATGCTCAACGGCGTGGCGCAGACGGCGCGGTTCAAGCTGACCATGCCCTTCAGGCTGAAGTAG
- a CDS encoding MotA/TolQ/ExbB proton channel family protein — protein MSLLASPFVLAIAEAAENAFGPKQIWEAASPVNKVIIGILILLILLQIYTAIERGIVYAQSNAASRKFLKLFMDTLRRGDFEAAKRAATTHNKSHIALVLKHGLDIFQYEKQLKALHESHDVIQPVERAIARGTAEVTDLLKKGMLGLATIGALAPFIGLLGTVIGIIKVFSDLKTKGAGDINALAGSIGEALGTTALGLMAAIPAVWIYNLYTAQQDKMVTNINNAASQMIDEFIRRESQQA, from the coding sequence ATGAGCCTGCTTGCCTCCCCCTTCGTTCTCGCCATCGCAGAAGCCGCCGAAAACGCCTTCGGTCCCAAGCAGATCTGGGAAGCCGCTTCTCCGGTGAACAAGGTCATCATCGGCATCCTGATCCTCCTCATCCTCCTCCAGATCTACACGGCCATCGAGCGCGGCATCGTCTATGCCCAGTCCAACGCCGCCTCCCGCAAGTTCCTCAAGCTCTTCATGGACACCCTGCGCCGCGGTGACTTCGAGGCCGCCAAGCGCGCCGCCACCACCCACAACAAGAGCCACATCGCCCTCGTCCTCAAGCACGGCCTGGACATCTTCCAGTACGAGAAGCAGCTCAAGGCCCTCCACGAGTCCCACGACGTGATCCAGCCCGTTGAGCGCGCCATCGCCCGCGGCACCGCCGAAGTCACCGACCTGCTCAAGAAGGGCATGCTCGGGCTGGCCACCATCGGCGCCCTGGCCCCCTTCATCGGCCTGCTCGGCACCGTCATCGGCATCATCAAGGTCTTCTCCGACCTGAAGACCAAGGGCGCCGGCGACATCAACGCCCTGGCCGGTTCCATCGGCGAGGCCCTGGGCACCACCGCCCTCGGTCTGATGGCCGCCATTCCCGCCGTGTGGATCTACAACCTCTACACCGCCCAGCAGGACAAGATGGTCACCAACATCAACAACGCCGCCTCCCAGATGATCGACGAGTTCATCCGCCGCGAGAGCCAGCAGGCCTAA
- a CDS encoding ExbD/TolR family protein: protein MLLIIFIVITPAVNNAVRLPLSKHSLKPETQAGAKYLTLILPAHRDAKGVIDGPAPIMVDDKDAKDAKGNALTFTYKDDAKKQQLIQYIKQSMMYLSDRRVFIKADADIPFKNVDELFQICREGGADEASIVTSEDKSTGGAK, encoded by the coding sequence GTGCTGCTGATCATCTTCATCGTGATCACGCCCGCCGTGAACAACGCTGTGCGGCTCCCGCTGTCCAAGCACAGTCTCAAACCCGAAACCCAGGCAGGTGCCAAGTACCTCACCCTGATCCTCCCCGCCCACCGCGACGCCAAGGGCGTCATCGATGGCCCGGCTCCGATCATGGTGGACGACAAGGACGCCAAGGACGCCAAGGGCAATGCCCTGACGTTCACCTACAAGGATGACGCCAAGAAGCAGCAGCTCATCCAGTACATCAAGCAGTCGATGATGTACCTCAGCGACCGGCGCGTGTTCATCAAGGCCGACGCCGACATTCCCTTCAAAAACGTAGATGAGCTCTTCCAGATCTGCCGTGAGGGCGGGGCCGACGAGGCCTCCATCGTCACCAGCGAGGACAAGAGCACCGGGGGGGCTAAATAA